In a single window of the Spirochaetota bacterium genome:
- a CDS encoding nucleotidyltransferase domain-containing protein has translation MNNKELLEKINRMIKQNFDDLIEKAILFGSRVDGTATEYSDYDILIVTKKKIDWKVEEQIRSILYTLNIDYDIILSVQFISIADLHTIKGKQPFILQAFETGVEIR, from the coding sequence ATGAATAATAAGGAATTGTTGGAAAAGATAAACCGGATGATTAAACAAAACTTTGATGATCTGATTGAAAAGGCTATACTGTTTGGCTCACGAGTTGATGGTACAGCAACGGAGTATTCTGATTATGATATACTAATTGTAACAAAGAAAAAAATTGATTGGAAGGTTGAAGAGCAAATAAGATCAATCCTTTATACGCTTAACATAGACTATGATATCATTCTTTCAGTACAATTTATTTCTATAGCTGATTTACATACCATCAAAGGTAAACAGCCCTTTATATTACAAGCATTTGAAACTGGTGTAGAGATACGATAA